A DNA window from Halomicrobium mukohataei DSM 12286 contains the following coding sequences:
- a CDS encoding ATP-binding protein, whose product MQLLRRLRDWLAGRLPAGPVLVAIGLVWFAGALWNFRREISTLAGAALPVATFVLTGGLSAGVVFVGYRLTQSPFAPDERWSIVGWTAGGLLVTVSLHAATLSIRAAEGRPIGEPQFPLLVAGGVGALAGYGIGELLVDVRRTAAQAQQARDGMAFANSLLRHDVRNALQVILGQVDVLTTIDDERVGEATKRIESQAEGLYDLTSNAEAVTAVLTGEATPEPRNVVEDIETTVATVTESFPDATVETALHDQLVVRGTDALRPVFANILDNAVQHTGSNPTVRVTTETADGVARIRFADDGHGIPEGERERIFERGVTTDGGSNGLGLHIVSTLVERSDGSIYVEDSELGGAAFVVELPIAE is encoded by the coding sequence GTGCAATTGTTGCGTCGGCTACGGGACTGGCTTGCCGGACGGCTTCCGGCCGGGCCCGTACTCGTCGCAATTGGGCTGGTGTGGTTCGCGGGCGCACTCTGGAACTTTCGGCGCGAGATATCCACCCTCGCCGGTGCCGCGTTACCGGTCGCGACGTTCGTGTTGACCGGCGGCCTCTCGGCCGGCGTCGTCTTCGTCGGCTACCGACTCACCCAGAGCCCGTTCGCTCCCGACGAGCGGTGGTCGATCGTCGGCTGGACGGCCGGCGGACTGCTCGTTACGGTGTCGCTGCACGCCGCGACTCTGAGTATTCGCGCCGCGGAGGGACGCCCGATCGGCGAGCCGCAGTTTCCGCTCCTCGTCGCCGGTGGCGTGGGCGCGCTCGCGGGGTACGGCATCGGAGAGTTGCTGGTCGACGTGCGCCGGACGGCCGCCCAGGCGCAACAGGCCCGTGACGGGATGGCGTTCGCGAACAGCCTCCTGCGTCACGACGTTCGCAACGCCCTGCAGGTCATCCTCGGACAGGTCGACGTGCTGACGACGATCGACGACGAGCGCGTCGGCGAGGCCACCAAACGCATCGAGAGCCAGGCCGAAGGGCTGTACGACCTCACGTCGAATGCCGAGGCCGTCACCGCCGTGCTGACGGGCGAGGCGACGCCGGAGCCCAGAAACGTCGTCGAGGACATCGAGACGACCGTCGCCACCGTCACCGAGTCCTTTCCCGACGCCACCGTCGAGACGGCGCTCCACGACCAGCTGGTCGTTCGCGGGACCGACGCACTCAGGCCCGTGTTCGCGAACATCCTCGACAACGCGGTCCAACACACGGGCTCGAATCCGACCGTTCGGGTGACGACGGAGACCGCAGACGGCGTCGCGCGCATCCGCTTTGCCGACGACGGACATGGGATTCCCGAAGGCGAACGCGAACGGATCTTCGAACGCGGCGTCACGACCGACGGCGGGAGCAACGGGCTCGGACTCCACATCGTCTCGACGCTGGTCGAACGCTCTGACGGCTCGATCTACGTCGAAGACAGCGAGCTCGGCGGGGCGGCGTTCGTCGTCGAGTTACCGATCGCGGAGTGA
- a CDS encoding GNAT family N-acetyltransferase, giving the protein MSDPTLTVLPGDADLEPAFDVRRDVFVDEQGVDEAIEIDGKDPDATHVLAEVDGVPVATARLRVIDDGVGKVERVAVRASHRESGVGRRVMHRIDQLAIENGLDRLELHSQTRVEGFYQRLGYETVSGEFDEAGIPHVEMRKEL; this is encoded by the coding sequence ATGAGCGACCCCACTCTGACCGTCCTCCCGGGCGACGCCGACCTCGAACCCGCCTTCGACGTTCGCCGCGACGTGTTCGTCGACGAGCAGGGCGTCGACGAGGCGATCGAGATCGACGGCAAAGATCCCGACGCGACCCACGTCCTCGCCGAGGTCGACGGCGTTCCGGTCGCTACCGCACGGCTGCGAGTGATCGACGACGGCGTCGGCAAGGTCGAGCGCGTCGCGGTCCGCGCCTCTCACCGGGAGTCCGGCGTCGGTCGCCGGGTCATGCATCGGATCGACCAACTCGCGATCGAGAACGGTCTCGACCGCCTGGAACTACACTCCCAGACCCGTGTCGAAGGGTTCTACCAGCGACTGGGCTACGAGACGGTCAGCGGCGAGTTCGACGAAGCGGGCATTCCCCACGTCGAGATGCGAAAGGAACTGTGA
- a CDS encoding DHH family phosphoesterase has product MSTASGITMASMSKYAILGCGSVGHAVAEELVDEGKDVLILDRDEGRVEALRDQDLNAQVGDIADDEMSETLSDRDVVLILSSDVEANAAAVRNIRADGGEQFIVARADDPVSADDLSEVGADVVINPSTVIADSAMRALETGELEYKASQLAEVIEDTDQRMAILIHRSPDPDSIASAAALRTIAQSLDVEADIIYEGEIGHQENRAFVNLLGIDLVSRDEIDLDDYDTFALVDTAKGGDPTVERVDLIIDHYEHDHAHDATFEDIRPNVSATSTILTKYIQELELSLQQEVATALLYGIRAETLDFKRDTTPADLTAAAYLYPFADHDTLEQVESPSMSPETLDVLAEAIRNREVKGSHLVSNAGFIRDRDALSQAAQHLLNLEGITTTAVFAIADDTIYLAARSKDIRMNIGKVLDDAFGEIGDTAGHSTDASVEIPLGIFTGIETSEDNRDTLLALTEEAVRSKLFEGMGVDSESSNGN; this is encoded by the coding sequence ATGAGTACAGCCAGCGGGATCACCATGGCCTCTATGTCGAAGTACGCTATTCTCGGGTGTGGGAGCGTGGGCCATGCCGTTGCGGAGGAACTGGTCGACGAGGGTAAGGACGTGCTGATCCTTGACCGCGACGAGGGACGGGTCGAGGCACTGCGCGATCAGGACCTCAACGCCCAGGTGGGCGACATCGCGGACGACGAGATGAGCGAGACGCTGAGCGACAGAGACGTCGTGTTGATTCTCTCGTCCGACGTCGAAGCCAACGCCGCAGCGGTCCGCAATATCCGGGCCGACGGCGGCGAGCAGTTCATCGTCGCCCGGGCCGACGACCCGGTCTCGGCCGACGACCTCAGCGAGGTCGGGGCGGACGTGGTGATCAACCCGTCGACCGTGATCGCCGACTCGGCGATGCGGGCGCTCGAAACGGGCGAGCTGGAGTACAAGGCGAGCCAGCTCGCCGAGGTCATCGAGGACACCGACCAGCGGATGGCGATCCTCATCCACCGCTCGCCGGATCCCGATTCGATCGCCAGCGCGGCGGCGCTGCGGACGATCGCCCAGAGTCTCGACGTGGAGGCGGACATCATCTACGAGGGCGAGATCGGCCACCAGGAGAACCGGGCGTTCGTCAATCTGCTCGGGATCGACCTGGTCTCGCGCGACGAAATCGACCTCGACGACTACGACACGTTCGCGCTCGTCGACACCGCGAAAGGCGGCGATCCGACGGTCGAACGGGTCGATCTCATCATCGATCACTACGAGCACGACCACGCGCACGACGCGACCTTCGAGGACATTCGACCCAACGTCTCCGCGACCTCGACGATCCTGACGAAGTACATCCAGGAACTGGAGCTGAGCCTCCAGCAGGAGGTCGCGACGGCGTTGCTCTACGGGATTCGGGCGGAGACGCTCGACTTCAAGCGCGACACGACGCCGGCCGATCTCACGGCGGCGGCGTACCTCTATCCGTTCGCCGACCACGACACGCTCGAACAGGTCGAGTCGCCGTCGATGTCTCCGGAGACGCTGGACGTGCTCGCGGAGGCGATCCGCAACCGCGAGGTCAAGGGGTCGCACCTGGTCTCGAACGCGGGGTTCATCCGCGACCGCGACGCCCTGTCACAGGCCGCCCAGCACCTCCTGAACCTCGAAGGGATCACGACGACGGCGGTGTTCGCGATCGCCGACGACACGATCTACCTGGCCGCACGTTCGAAGGACATCCGGATGAACATCGGCAAGGTGCTCGACGACGCGTTCGGCGAGATCGGCGACACCGCGGGTCACTCGACGGACGCCAGCGTCGAGATCCCGCTTGGCATCTTCACCGGCATCGAGACGAGCGAGGACAACCGCGACACGCTGCTGGCACTCACCGAAGAAGCGGTCCGGAGCAAACTGTTCGAAGGGATGGGCGTCGACAGCGAGAGTTCGAACGGGAACTGA
- a CDS encoding PRC-barrel domain-containing protein translates to MDRDSVPQEITTLVGREVYTNTGVFVGEVEDIRLDLDRQSVTGLALHELNRELFSAKANQARGVIVPYRWVQAVGDVVVVNDIVERLQASNEPADEEEEDEVTA, encoded by the coding sequence AGGAAATCACGACGCTCGTGGGTCGCGAGGTGTACACGAACACCGGCGTCTTCGTCGGTGAAGTCGAGGACATCCGACTCGACCTCGACCGCCAGAGCGTGACCGGACTCGCGCTGCACGAACTGAACCGCGAACTGTTCTCGGCGAAGGCGAACCAGGCGCGCGGCGTCATCGTCCCCTATCGCTGGGTCCAGGCCGTCGGCGACGTCGTCGTGGTCAACGACATCGTCGAGCGACTCCAGGCGAGCAACGAACCCGCCGACGAAGAGGAAGAAGACGAGGTCACCGCCTAG